TCCTGTCTTTATCTATGTTAAGACTGTTGCCCTGGAAAAGATGGTTGTCTATAAGTGCTGCAAGAAGGTTGTTTGCAGTTGTGATCGCATGGAGATCGCCTGTGAAATGCAGGTTGATGTCTTCCATTGGAACGACCTGTGAATAACCGCCGCCACAGGCACCGCCCTTAACGCCGAATACAGGTCCTAACGAGGGTTCTCTTAATGCGAGGATAGGATTCTTGCCAACGAGCTTTAAGCCCTGTGCAAGACCAATGCTTACTGTTGTCTTGCCTTCGCCTGCCGGCGTAGGGTTCATCGCGGTAACGAGGATGAGTTTTGCGTCCGGTCTTTCAGGAAGGTTCTGGATGTAGTCTAACGGAAGTTTAGCCTTGTATTTACCATACAATTCGAGCTTTTCTGGATCGATTCCGGCCTGCTCTGCTACTTCTGTAATGGGCTTGATCTTTGCGCTCTGAGCTATCTCGATGTCACTAAGCATTGTGGTCCTCTCCTATCTGTTTTTTAAAGATAAATACGATTGTATTGTAAAAGAACATCCATTTCAATCAGGGTAAAAGGCAGTTTGTAAGAATTTCGCTGATTTGACGGGCGGACCACTACATTTTGTAGGATATGTGGCATTTTTTTACTAAATATTGTGTTTCCGCGTTGACAATATATCAAGGAAATGTTAGTATTGGTCCAAGTTTGGTAATATTTCCGTAATGTTCCTTTAAAACGTTTGCAATATTTATCAACTAATCTCCGGGTGGAGGGAAAACCTATGATTATCAGTTCCGATTTGGCTATGTGCAAGAATAAGTTCCAAGAACTCATCGGCAAGCGCATCGTTTGCAAGACCAACGGCGGACGTAAGAGGATCATCACATATATCGGCACAGTAGAGCACTGCTATCCCAATGTTTTCACAATGCTTTGCAAGAACGAAGCAGGCAAGGAGTCGCTCGTATCCTTCTCATACATCGATGTTCTCACAAGAACAGTCAGAGTAGGCATTATGCCTGAGAAGTCACAGGAAGAAGTAGCAGTCTGATCCTGATTGATTAAGTTAATCCAAAAGTGCTGTCAGAACTGATTTGAGTCAGGTTTTGACAGTGCTTTTTTGTTGTTCTTTAAAAACCGTCTCCTTTGCTTTATTCCTTCTGTGAAGGTAAAATTATATATATGCTTTTGAGCGGTATTCGATTTATATAGGAGATCCTTATGGAATCTTATGAGATTACAGCTAATGCTAAATTAAATCTCTTCCTGCGTGTGCGCGGGATCCTGCCAAATGGCTATCACAGCTTATATTCGATCATGCAGGAGATAGATCTTGCAGACACACTTACCATAAATATCTATCCCGAAAGAGAACCGGGTTTTGATATCAAGTGCATCGGCAGAAATGATATCGATCCCGAAAAGAACCTTTGCAGCAAGGCAAAAGACAGATTCTTATCTTCACTGCGCAAGAAGGCTGCATCTGACCCTTCAATGAAAGATGCAGACAAGTGGCAGAAGAGTGAGTTCCCTTATATTGAGATAGTACTTACCAAGGTCATTCCTTCAGAGTCCGGAATGGGCGGCGGAAGCTCTGATGCTGCAGCAGTCCTTCTGGTCCTTCAGGAGTATTTCGGACAGCCGTTTACCGATGAGGAACTTAACCATCTGGCAGTTAATGTAGGCGCGGATGTTCCTTTCTTCCTTTACGGCGGAACATGTCTTTGTGAAGGGGTAGGTGAAGACATAAGCGCGCTTAAGTCTTTGTCAGACATCCCTCTCCTTATCGTAAAACCGCGGCAGGGTGTATCCACACCCGAATGTTTCCATGCCATAGACAGCAAGCCTCTTCCTGAATTTGACGAGGACCGTTATGGAGAATATATAAATAGCCTGATCACATGTGAGGATGATGCTCTTACGAGATTCCTTAACGGATCTGACTTGCTCACAAACGATCTGGAGATGCCTTCAGAAGAAAAGGTTCCGTTAATAAGAAAAGTCAGGGAAATGCTTATTTCACAAGGCGCGGAATACAGCCGCATGACCGGTTCCGGAAGCGCTGTTTTCGCTATGTTTGACAGTGTTGAAGCAAGGGATGAAACTTACGGCAAGATCAAGGCTGATCCTGAGTTTTCAGACTGCGATATATTTAAGTCAGTTACTATCTGAGCTTGTTCGCAAAAAGGCCTCTCATATAGCCTCTGGAATTTTCCGAATCTATCAATATGAATCCGCGCTTTGCGTAGAACTCGACCATGTTCTTATTTGTCGCGGCAGAATGCAGCAGGATTGAATCTGCGCCTGCATTGCGGGCAACTTCTATAGCTTTTGCCATGAGGTCGATTCCAAGGCCGGTTTTTCTGTATTTTTCTTCAACGGAGAACCTTGAGATATAGAAGGTTTTCTCTAACTTTTCCAGGTATTCGCAGGTCTTATCTGAGAAGGTGTAGACCATGGGATTTTGGACTTCCTTTATGCAGATGGAACCTATTATGGTGCCTTCAAATTCTGCAACAAGGCATGTCTGCCGGCTTATCCTGTCAGCGACACTCTCGACGCTCTCGGTAAGGGCTTCGAGCATTGATGAGGATATGCCGGAATCCGCGCAATAAGTAAGCATCGCGCTTCTTAAGAGGCGCGATACCTGAGGTGCGTCAGAGACGCTTGCGATCCTTATTGCCGGACTGTTATTCATCAGTTAAGAAAGCAGTTTACGAGGATAGCTTTGTGAGCATGGAGTCTGTTCTCTGCTTCGTCGAAAACAACGCTCTGAGGTCCGTCGATAACGTCTTCTGTAACTTCATAGCCTCTGTAGGCAGGGAGGCAGTGCATGAAGATAGCGTCCTTGTGAGCTAAGCCCATGAGCTTGGAGTTGACCTGATAGTTCTTGAAGATCTCAACTCTC
The window above is part of the Ruminococcaceae bacterium R-25 genome. Proteins encoded here:
- a CDS encoding 4-diphosphocytidyl-2-C-methyl-D-erythritol kinase — its product is MESYEITANAKLNLFLRVRGILPNGYHSLYSIMQEIDLADTLTINIYPEREPGFDIKCIGRNDIDPEKNLCSKAKDRFLSSLRKKAASDPSMKDADKWQKSEFPYIEIVLTKVIPSESGMGGGSSDAAAVLLVLQEYFGQPFTDEELNHLAVNVGADVPFFLYGGTCLCEGVGEDISALKSLSDIPLLIVKPRQGVSTPECFHAIDSKPLPEFDEDRYGEYINSLITCEDDALTRFLNGSDLLTNDLEMPSEEKVPLIRKVREMLISQGAEYSRMTGSGSAVFAMFDSVEARDETYGKIKADPEFSDCDIFKSVTI
- a CDS encoding putative N-acetyltransferase YhbS, whose amino-acid sequence is MNNSPAIRIASVSDAPQVSRLLRSAMLTYCADSGISSSMLEALTESVESVADRISRQTCLVAEFEGTIIGSICIKEVQNPMVYTFSDKTCEYLEKLEKTFYISRFSVEEKYRKTGLGIDLMAKAIEVARNAGADSILLHSAATNKNMVEFYAKRGFILIDSENSRGYMRGLFANKLR